From the Butyrivibrio fibrisolvens genome, one window contains:
- a CDS encoding PSP1 domain-containing protein, which produces MTRVIGVRFRTAGKIYFFDPGELEIKRGSHVIVETARGIEYGTVVAPAYDVEDEKVVKPIKTVIRIANEVDENQEKENRVKEKEAFKVCQEKIRKHGLDMKLIDAEYTFDNNKILFYFTADGRIDFRALVKDLAAVFRTRIELRQIGVRDETKIIGGYGICGRPLCCHSYLSDFAPVSIKMAKEQNLSLNPTKISGVCGRLMCCLKNEEEVYEELNKKLPKVGDIVRTDDGFEGEVANVGVLRQTVRILVDVNDEKEVHDYTADQVHFVRKKSKHGNEAKADRIEEVSLEELKALEDSGTSGDLDSEETPNQGQPRNQGRNNKNQGSRGSRPQRSDNNNRNSDNRNNDNRNAYNKSADSRNNDGRNSDNIENSTRNADNRTYDNREHGSSSDSRNYDNRNNDNKNVNNKNNDNRNRSDNNRDNNSQGNGRRQDNQNSHDNGHGNGQRGGNRHNNRHNNRRQNPNANAADQSNGNQQTNSRQSSGQDSNQ; this is translated from the coding sequence ATGACCAGAGTAATAGGCGTACGTTTTCGTACTGCCGGAAAGATATATTTTTTTGATCCGGGAGAATTAGAAATTAAAAGAGGCAGCCATGTTATCGTGGAGACTGCCAGAGGCATAGAGTACGGAACTGTTGTGGCTCCTGCATATGACGTTGAGGATGAGAAGGTTGTAAAGCCAATCAAGACAGTCATCCGTATTGCCAATGAAGTTGATGAGAATCAGGAAAAAGAGAACAGAGTCAAAGAGAAGGAAGCTTTCAAGGTATGTCAGGAGAAAATCCGTAAGCACGGCCTTGATATGAAGCTTATTGACGCTGAGTATACTTTTGATAACAATAAGATCCTTTTCTACTTTACTGCAGATGGAAGGATTGACTTCCGTGCGCTTGTTAAGGATCTTGCGGCTGTATTCAGGACCAGGATAGAGCTGCGCCAGATCGGTGTAAGAGATGAGACCAAGATAATAGGCGGATATGGAATCTGCGGAAGACCTCTTTGCTGCCATTCATATCTTTCTGATTTTGCGCCTGTGTCTATCAAGATGGCCAAGGAACAGAACCTCTCTCTTAACCCTACCAAGATATCCGGTGTGTGCGGAAGACTTATGTGCTGTCTTAAGAATGAAGAAGAGGTCTATGAAGAGCTCAACAAGAAGCTTCCTAAGGTTGGAGATATCGTAAGAACAGATGACGGATTTGAAGGTGAGGTTGCTAATGTAGGTGTACTGCGTCAGACTGTCCGTATCCTTGTAGATGTTAATGATGAAAAAGAGGTTCACGATTATACAGCTGATCAGGTACACTTTGTAAGGAAGAAGTCCAAGCATGGTAATGAAGCTAAGGCTGATAGGATCGAAGAAGTAAGCCTTGAAGAATTAAAGGCTCTTGAGGATAGCGGTACAAGCGGAGACCTTGACAGTGAGGAGACTCCTAATCAGGGGCAGCCAAGAAATCAGGGAAGAAATAACAAAAATCAAGGTTCAAGGGGCTCCAGACCTCAAAGAAGCGATAACAATAACAGAAATTCTGATAATAGAAATAATGACAATAGGAATGCTTACAACAAGAGCGCTGATTCCAGAAATAATGACGGCAGAAATTCCGACAATATAGAGAACAGCACAAGGAATGCTGATAACAGAACTTACGACAATAGAGAACATGGCAGCAGTTCAGACAGTAGGAACTACGATAACAGAAATAATGACAACAAAAATGTAAACAACAAAAATAACGACAACAGAAACAGATCTGACAATAATCGCGACAATAATTCACAGGGTAATGGACGCAGGCAGGACAACCAAAACTCACATGATAACGGCCACGGTAATGGTCAAAGAGGCGGTAATCGTCACAACAACCGCCATAATAACAGACGTCAGAATCCTAATGCTAATGCTGCTGATCAGTCAAATGGTAATCAGCAGACAAACTCTCGTCAGAGCTCTGGTCAGGATTCAAATCAGTAA
- a CDS encoding tRNA1(Val) (adenine(37)-N6)-methyltransferase: MEVKLKPGERIDDLQRDGLRIIQDPERFCFGMDAVLLSGFAVSADPVKGIAVGNNMEGKRVLDMGTGTGILPILLSSKTKARELIGLEIQEDSAEMAARSIDLNDLAPRVSIVRGDIKDASSIFGAASFDVITCNPPYMIGGHGLQNPDSPKAIARHEVMCTFEDVAEQAKKLLKPSGKLFLVHRPFRLSEIMVTLTKHSLEPKRMQLVYPYIDKEPNMVLIEAVRGGKPRIAVERPLVIYKAPGEYTKEVYDIYGY, translated from the coding sequence ATGGAAGTTAAGTTAAAGCCGGGTGAAAGGATAGATGATCTTCAAAGAGACGGACTTAGGATAATACAAGATCCTGAACGTTTCTGCTTTGGGATGGATGCTGTACTTTTGTCCGGCTTTGCTGTATCTGCAGATCCGGTCAAGGGTATAGCAGTAGGCAACAACATGGAAGGAAAGCGTGTACTAGATATGGGCACCGGAACAGGCATCCTTCCTATTCTTTTGTCCTCTAAAACAAAGGCCCGTGAGCTGATAGGTCTGGAGATTCAGGAAGATAGTGCAGAAATGGCGGCAAGGAGTATAGATCTAAATGACCTTGCTCCAAGAGTATCTATAGTACGTGGTGATATAAAGGACGCAAGTAGTATATTCGGAGCCGCCTCTTTTGATGTGATAACCTGCAATCCCCCATATATGATAGGAGGTCACGGACTTCAGAATCCGGATTCTCCCAAGGCTATTGCAAGACATGAAGTCATGTGTACATTTGAAGACGTAGCAGAGCAGGCCAAGAAGCTGTTAAAGCCTTCAGGTAAGTTGTTCCTTGTTCACAGGCCATTCCGCCTGTCTGAGATCATGGTGACACTTACAAAGCACAGCCTTGAACCCAAACGTATGCAATTGGTATACCCTTATATTGATAAGGAACCTAACATGGTACTGATCGAGGCTGTCAGAGGCGGCAAGCCAAGGATAGCTGTAGAAAGACCGCTTGTCATATATAAAGCACCGGGCGAATATACCAAAGAAGTATATGATATATATGGATATTAA
- a CDS encoding restriction endonuclease: protein MGNIVLTPDQKVYIILLVSLICVVVLVLILKKFKVPKPPLVDELEGHDFEYYCADLLKMNGFSKVEVTKGSGDFGADILCERNGITYAIQCKCYDKDVGVHAVQEVYAAKDYYDRMVAAVLCNQYFTTPAAMMADKLNVMLWDRDYLDMLHASCKV, encoded by the coding sequence ATGGGGAATATTGTATTAACACCGGATCAAAAAGTGTATATTATACTTCTTGTATCATTAATATGCGTAGTAGTATTGGTACTGATACTAAAAAAGTTTAAGGTTCCAAAGCCGCCACTTGTGGATGAGCTTGAAGGCCATGACTTTGAATATTACTGCGCTGATCTTCTGAAGATGAATGGCTTTTCAAAAGTTGAAGTAACCAAAGGTTCAGGAGACTTTGGCGCTGATATCTTATGTGAAAGAAACGGAATCACATATGCCATTCAATGTAAGTGCTATGACAAGGATGTTGGAGTTCATGCGGTTCAGGAAGTATATGCAGCCAAGGACTATTATGACAGGATGGTGGCAGCAGTACTTTGCAACCAGTACTTTACAACTCCTGCAGCTATGATGGCTGACAAATTAAATGTTATGCTCTGGGACAGGGATTATCTGGATATGCTGCATGCAAGCTGTAAAGTTTAG
- a CDS encoding glycoside hydrolase family 27 protein has protein sequence MSDKHVAKYPPMGWNSWDCYGASVTEEELLGNARYMAENLKEYGWEYIVCDIQWSEPTADSCWYHKFAELNMDEYSRLIPAENRFPSSKGGQGFKPIADQIHDMGLKFGIHIMRGIPRQAVHRNTKILGTDKTARDIAHPASICVWNTDMYGVDASQEGAQEYYDSIFELYASWGVDYVKVDDLARVDVGPDAPGAGFSEIRLIRNAIEKCGRPIVLSLSPGPARVDQKDFLLENANMWRMTDDFWDKWELLYGMFERADAWAGIGCKDHWPDCDMLPLGHIGVRTTPDRHDDRMTNFTQDEQRLLMTLWCIFRSPLMFGGELRDNDPFTLGLLTNKKLLKMHRDGRKARQISRKKDIVTWMSKTKDGIKYLAIFNLNDEVKEVKLKFEDYGFDKDAKVSCTEIWSGRQGSLENGDKIALNPHGCMCFEIEA, from the coding sequence ATGTCAGACAAGCATGTAGCCAAATATCCCCCCATGGGATGGAATTCATGGGACTGTTATGGAGCAAGTGTAACCGAGGAAGAACTCCTTGGTAATGCAAGATACATGGCAGAGAATCTTAAGGAGTACGGATGGGAGTATATAGTCTGTGACATTCAGTGGTCAGAGCCAACAGCAGATTCATGCTGGTATCACAAGTTCGCAGAGCTCAACATGGATGAGTATTCAAGACTTATCCCTGCAGAGAACAGATTCCCATCATCTAAAGGTGGACAGGGCTTTAAGCCTATAGCCGATCAGATCCATGATATGGGTCTTAAGTTCGGTATCCACATCATGCGCGGAATCCCGCGTCAGGCAGTTCATAGAAATACCAAGATACTTGGAACTGATAAGACAGCAAGAGACATAGCACATCCTGCATCTATCTGTGTATGGAATACAGATATGTACGGAGTTGATGCAAGTCAGGAAGGCGCTCAGGAATATTATGACTCAATATTTGAGCTTTATGCCAGCTGGGGAGTTGACTATGTCAAGGTTGATGACCTTGCAAGAGTTGACGTAGGACCTGACGCACCAGGAGCAGGTTTTTCTGAGATAAGACTTATCAGAAATGCAATCGAGAAGTGCGGAAGACCTATAGTCCTTAGCCTTTCACCGGGACCTGCAAGAGTTGACCAGAAGGACTTCCTGTTAGAGAATGCCAATATGTGGCGTATGACAGATGATTTCTGGGACAAGTGGGAACTTCTCTATGGCATGTTCGAAAGAGCTGATGCATGGGCAGGAATCGGATGCAAGGATCACTGGCCGGACTGTGATATGCTTCCTCTTGGTCACATCGGAGTAAGGACTACACCTGACAGGCATGATGACAGGATGACAAACTTCACTCAGGATGAGCAGAGACTTCTCATGACACTTTGGTGCATATTCAGATCACCTCTTATGTTCGGCGGAGAGCTTCGCGACAACGACCCGTTCACACTGGGTCTTCTTACTAACAAGAAACTCCTTAAGATGCACAGAGACGGACGTAAGGCTCGTCAGATCTCAAGGAAAAAAGACATAGTAACCTGGATGTCCAAGACCAAGGATGGCATAAAATATCTTGCGATCTTCAATCTTAATGATGAAGTCAAAGAAGTAAAGCTTAAGTTTGAAGACTATGGTTTTGATAAAGATGCAAAAGTCAGCTGTACAGAGATATGGTCAGGACGACAGGGAAGTCTTGAAAACGGAGACAAGATAGCTCTTAATCCTCACGGATGCATGTGTTTTGAGATAGAGGCATGA
- a CDS encoding GH36-type glycosyl hydrolase domain-containing protein: MNKVKFLDKNGTFELEDADLCNNLYYPLASERGLKSCVTPLLSGDSKIDQNHFLLEPMSIENLNNNRLTRNFWCLVNGAPWSANGSSASQNVDRLTDDREPCKVTAGFMWHKVERENKKLGIKSEITSFVPYDQNVEVHIVKLSNTGDKDMDITFIPAIPVYGRSADNLRDHRHVTSLLGRTYITDKGIIDAPTLSFDERGHNLADSRYFVEGYGIGSKEIAENPVKVVPVLDDFIGDGTPDWPEYVIRKSASDDDDQKYINDFSLGDRDGNKAISDKKDEEVAVHNFHECKDASGQEIIGAISFEKAHLKPGEDKTYLVYAGICKEDDEFRKIKEDLATPSKVYESLERTRSYWISKVNIKITTGDAYFDGFMRWVAFQPELRRIFGCSFLPHHDYGKGGRGWRDLWQDCLALLLMDPSGVRQMLLGNYQGVRIDGTNATIIGDGPGEFKADRNSITRVWMDHGVWPFITTRLYIDQTGDIEFLNEKCGYFCDKQIFRGRKVNPKLTRDDNALRQANGDKYTGSVLEHILLQNLSSFWEVGEHNIIKIRDADWNDALDMAGDRGESVAFANAYAGNLIHLADMLESGRLQSDKIYVFEELGDLLIDDETIYEDIKSKENILEGFLSKVSGDITGNTIGIDIKSLSSNLRHKGMWIINHIRQNEWIEDHTEPDTANPYDKKQCDHNEEKLGWYNSYYDNSGRALDLSIPGHKNMMLTGQVFSIMNGTATDDQIEKICKSADKLLFDKDAGGYRLNTDFGIVKTDMGRMFGFAFGEKENGAVFSHMAVMYASALYQRGYARQGYKSLKALYELSSDYDTSKIYPGIPEYFGRHGKGLYGYLTGAASWYLMTVTMNMFGIKGEYGNLVIEPGLLQEQFDQNGKCQIELEYAFRPLRIEIINPAHLDHGQYHIKECKVAGKNVKLENGAVKAVIGKNVIDALDLNVRNTIEVILG, translated from the coding sequence ATGAATAAAGTTAAATTCCTTGATAAAAACGGAACATTTGAGCTTGAGGATGCGGATCTTTGTAACAATCTGTATTATCCGCTTGCAAGCGAGCGCGGCCTTAAGAGCTGCGTGACACCACTTCTGTCCGGTGATTCCAAGATCGATCAGAACCACTTCCTCTTGGAACCCATGAGCATTGAGAACCTTAATAATAACAGACTTACCAGGAATTTCTGGTGCCTTGTTAATGGGGCGCCATGGTCCGCAAACGGCAGCAGTGCATCACAGAATGTAGATAGACTAACTGATGATAGGGAGCCTTGTAAGGTTACTGCCGGATTCATGTGGCACAAAGTAGAAAGAGAAAATAAAAAACTTGGTATTAAGTCAGAGATTACTTCATTCGTTCCATACGATCAAAACGTTGAAGTTCATATAGTAAAGCTGTCAAATACAGGTGATAAGGATATGGACATAACCTTCATACCGGCTATCCCTGTATATGGAAGAAGTGCTGACAACTTAAGAGACCACAGGCACGTAACATCACTTCTCGGAAGGACATATATCACGGATAAGGGCATAATAGATGCGCCAACTCTGTCTTTTGACGAGAGAGGACACAATCTGGCAGACAGCAGATACTTCGTCGAAGGATACGGCATAGGAAGTAAAGAAATTGCAGAGAATCCTGTTAAGGTCGTACCTGTACTTGACGACTTCATCGGAGACGGAACTCCCGACTGGCCGGAGTATGTAATAAGGAAGTCAGCATCTGATGATGACGATCAAAAGTATATAAATGATTTTTCACTTGGTGATCGTGATGGTAATAAGGCTATATCAGATAAGAAGGACGAGGAAGTGGCAGTCCATAACTTCCACGAATGTAAGGATGCAAGCGGCCAGGAGATAATAGGTGCCATAAGTTTTGAAAAGGCGCACCTAAAGCCCGGTGAAGATAAGACTTACCTAGTATATGCAGGTATTTGCAAAGAAGATGATGAGTTTAGAAAAATCAAAGAAGATCTGGCTACGCCTTCCAAAGTATATGAAAGCCTTGAAAGAACAAGGAGCTACTGGATCAGTAAAGTCAATATCAAGATAACAACTGGTGATGCATATTTTGACGGCTTCATGAGATGGGTAGCTTTTCAGCCGGAACTTAGAAGGATATTCGGATGCTCTTTCCTTCCTCACCACGACTATGGCAAAGGTGGCAGAGGCTGGCGAGACCTGTGGCAGGACTGCCTTGCACTCCTTCTTATGGACCCTTCCGGAGTAAGGCAGATGCTGCTTGGTAACTATCAGGGAGTCAGGATCGATGGCACCAATGCAACGATCATAGGAGATGGCCCCGGCGAGTTCAAAGCTGACAGAAACTCCATCACAAGAGTATGGATGGATCACGGCGTATGGCCATTTATAACAACAAGACTCTATATAGACCAGACAGGAGACATAGAATTTTTAAACGAGAAGTGCGGATACTTTTGCGACAAGCAGATCTTTAGAGGACGTAAAGTTAATCCTAAGCTTACAAGAGATGACAATGCGCTAAGACAGGCAAATGGAGACAAGTATACAGGCAGCGTCTTAGAGCACATACTCCTTCAAAATCTCTCCTCTTTCTGGGAAGTTGGCGAGCACAATATCATAAAGATACGAGATGCAGACTGGAATGATGCTCTGGATATGGCAGGCGATAGAGGCGAAAGCGTAGCATTTGCAAATGCCTATGCAGGAAACCTTATACACCTTGCAGATATGCTGGAATCAGGCAGACTTCAAAGTGATAAGATATACGTCTTTGAAGAACTTGGAGACCTTCTTATAGATGATGAAACTATCTATGAAGATATCAAAAGTAAAGAAAATATACTGGAAGGATTCCTGTCAAAAGTATCCGGAGATATCACAGGTAATACTATCGGTATAGATATAAAGAGCCTGTCATCAAACCTTCGTCATAAAGGAATGTGGATCATAAACCACATAAGACAAAATGAGTGGATAGAAGATCATACAGAACCTGATACTGCAAATCCTTATGATAAGAAACAGTGTGATCACAATGAAGAGAAACTTGGCTGGTACAACAGCTATTATGACAACAGCGGCAGAGCACTGGATCTCTCGATCCCCGGACATAAGAACATGATGCTCACAGGCCAGGTCTTCTCCATCATGAACGGCACAGCAACAGATGACCAGATAGAGAAGATATGTAAGAGCGCAGATAAGCTACTTTTTGACAAGGACGCAGGCGGATACAGACTCAATACAGACTTTGGTATTGTCAAGACTGACATGGGACGCATGTTCGGATTTGCCTTCGGAGAAAAAGAAAACGGAGCAGTCTTTAGCCACATGGCAGTCATGTACGCAAGCGCCCTGTATCAAAGAGGCTATGCAAGGCAGGGATATAAATCACTTAAAGCCCTATATGAACTTAGCTCAGACTATGACACCTCAAAGATCTATCCCGGAATCCCCGAATATTTCGGACGACATGGAAAAGGACTCTACGGATACCTCACAGGAGCTGCCAGCTGGTACCTCATGACAGTAACCATGAATATGTTCGGAATAAAAGGAGAGTACGGCAACCTAGTAATAGAACCAGGCCTCTTACAAGAACAGTTCGATCAAAACGGAAAATGCCAGATAGAACTGGAATACGCCTTCCGCCCCCTAAGAATAGAAATCATAAACCCCGCCCACCTAGACCACGGCCAGTACCACATCAAAGAATGCAAAGTCGCAGGCAAAAACGTCAAACTTGAAAATGGCGCAGTTAAAGCGGTTATAGGCAAGAACGTTATAGACGCATTAGATCTAAACGTAAGAAACACAATAGAAGTAATACTGGGATAA
- a CDS encoding MFS transporter, which translates to MNTEEKESRQLLRLNKEASRKKPLHYIGVAMILLTIIYIVDEITSNMNAAMQPYVLFDLFNISSRNVNTPEYTKAFNVVAPIQVFSNLLLIITPFYKALSDKYGRKLFLMINTVGMGIGMCIVMTSQNVAWYILGMLFMMFFTPNDMQVLYIMETAPKQKRATYSFIAKGIALVSVSLIGVFSRIFLNDNEPSSWRLVYAIPVVSAIVIGLLSYLFMHETPVFLEQRMGYLSLTKDEREKKLREDKEKGTSEEGGVFRAIRFIFTNKQLRWIFIAGFIFFATTFYTSYYATVLEGAMSTDMVATALVIYPFFNGLVTILSGFFSDKLGRKKVCLILGSVTIIGLLMFVLSCRLGLGPIAAGISYGCSIGGLWSMSDTLILTMPAESSPSGMRSSVMGTISVLIGAGMFLGQTIFIVCQNFLPMDVLFMIICLPFMALSLIILITKVKETKDADLDNITADTYK; encoded by the coding sequence ATGAATACTGAGGAAAAAGAATCCAGGCAGCTTTTAAGACTTAACAAGGAAGCTTCGAGAAAAAAGCCTCTTCACTATATTGGAGTGGCTATGATCCTGCTTACGATCATATATATCGTAGATGAGATCACTTCTAACATGAATGCTGCCATGCAGCCTTATGTTCTATTCGATCTGTTTAATATCTCATCAAGAAATGTTAATACACCTGAGTATACCAAAGCTTTTAATGTTGTTGCTCCTATTCAGGTGTTCTCTAATCTGCTTCTTATCATAACGCCTTTTTATAAAGCTCTGTCCGATAAATACGGGCGGAAGCTCTTTCTTATGATCAATACGGTTGGAATGGGCATAGGTATGTGCATTGTAATGACATCGCAAAATGTTGCCTGGTACATTCTGGGAATGCTCTTTATGATGTTCTTTACTCCAAACGATATGCAGGTTCTGTATATAATGGAGACAGCGCCCAAGCAAAAGCGCGCCACATATAGCTTTATAGCTAAGGGCATCGCTCTTGTAAGTGTATCGCTTATCGGCGTATTCTCAAGGATATTCCTTAATGACAATGAGCCTTCAAGCTGGCGCCTTGTCTATGCGATCCCGGTAGTCTCTGCTATAGTGATTGGATTATTATCATATCTTTTCATGCATGAAACACCTGTATTTCTGGAACAGCGAATGGGATACCTATCTCTGACCAAAGATGAAAGAGAAAAGAAGCTAAGAGAAGATAAGGAAAAAGGCACTTCTGAAGAAGGCGGCGTTTTTAGAGCAATCCGCTTTATTTTTACTAACAAGCAGCTACGCTGGATCTTCATAGCAGGCTTTATCTTTTTTGCTACAACATTCTATACTTCTTACTATGCAACTGTACTTGAAGGAGCCATGTCTACAGATATGGTAGCAACTGCTCTTGTAATATATCCTTTCTTCAACGGGCTTGTTACAATATTAAGCGGATTCTTCTCAGATAAGCTTGGTCGTAAGAAGGTATGCCTGATACTAGGATCTGTTACGATAATAGGTCTTTTGATGTTCGTCCTCTCCTGCAGACTGGGGCTTGGACCTATAGCAGCAGGAATCTCATACGGATGCTCAATAGGTGGCCTTTGGTCCATGTCTGATACCTTGATACTGACCATGCCTGCCGAATCCTCTCCTTCCGGTATGAGATCTTCTGTAATGGGCACCATATCTGTACTGATCGGTGCCGGTATGTTCCTGGGGCAGACAATCTTCATCGTATGTCAGAACTTCCTTCCCATGGATGTACTGTTCATGATCATATGTCTTCCGTTTATGGCTCTAAGCCTTATCATACTGATAACCAAAGTCAAAGAAACCAAAGATGCAGATCTTGATAATATCACAGCAGATACCTATAAATAA
- the pckA gene encoding phosphoenolpyruvate carboxykinase (ATP), whose protein sequence is MSNVDLSQYGISDVKEVVYNPSYEQLFKDETDPSLTGFDKGQETELGAVNVMTGIYTGRSPKDKFIVEDEKSKDTVWWTSEEYPNDNHRASQAAWDACKKLAVEELSGKKLYVIDGFCGANEGTRLAVRFIMEVAWQAHFVKNMFIRPTDEELANFKPDFVVYNASKAKVENYKELGLNSETAVLFNVTSKEQVILNTWYGGEMKKGLFSMQNYFLPLQGIASMHCSANTDMEGKHTAIFFGLSGTGKTTLSTDPKRLLIGDDEHGWDDNGVFNLEGGCYAKVIGLDKESEPDIYNAIKRNALLENVTVAADGKIDFDDKSVTENTRVSYPIEFIDKIAQKVNKISSGPDADNVIFLSADAFGVLPPVSILTPEQTKYYFLSGFTAKLAGTERGITEPTPTFSACFGQAFLELHPTKYAEELVKKMEKSGAKAYLVNTGWNGTGKRISIKDTRGIIDAILNGDVLKAPTKKIPFFDFEVPTELPGVDPAILDPRDTYANASEWEEKAKDLASRFQKNFVKYTGNEAGKALVSAGPQL, encoded by the coding sequence ATGAGCAATGTAGATTTATCACAGTATGGCATCTCTGATGTCAAAGAAGTTGTTTACAATCCTTCATACGAACAGCTTTTCAAGGATGAGACAGATCCTTCTCTTACAGGTTTTGATAAGGGTCAGGAAACAGAGCTTGGCGCTGTTAACGTTATGACAGGTATTTACACAGGACGTTCTCCTAAAGATAAGTTCATCGTAGAAGATGAGAAGTCTAAGGATACAGTATGGTGGACATCTGAAGAATATCCTAACGATAACCACAGAGCATCACAGGCTGCATGGGATGCTTGTAAGAAGCTTGCAGTAGAAGAGCTTTCAGGCAAGAAGCTTTATGTTATAGATGGTTTCTGCGGAGCTAATGAAGGAACACGTCTTGCTGTTCGTTTCATCATGGAAGTAGCTTGGCAGGCACACTTTGTTAAGAACATGTTCATCCGTCCTACAGATGAAGAGCTTGCTAACTTCAAGCCTGACTTCGTTGTTTACAACGCTTCTAAGGCTAAGGTTGAGAACTACAAGGAACTTGGACTTAACTCTGAGACAGCAGTTCTTTTCAACGTAACATCTAAGGAACAGGTTATCCTTAACACATGGTACGGCGGAGAGATGAAGAAGGGTCTGTTCTCAATGCAGAACTATTTCCTTCCTCTTCAGGGCATCGCTTCTATGCACTGCTCAGCTAACACAGATATGGAAGGTAAGCACACAGCTATCTTCTTCGGTCTTTCAGGAACAGGTAAGACAACACTTTCTACAGATCCTAAGAGACTCCTCATCGGTGATGACGAGCACGGCTGGGATGACAACGGCGTATTCAACCTTGAGGGTGGATGCTATGCTAAGGTTATCGGCCTTGACAAAGAGTCTGAGCCTGATATCTACAATGCTATCAAGAGAAACGCTCTCCTTGAGAACGTAACAGTAGCTGCTGACGGCAAGATCGATTTCGATGACAAGTCCGTAACAGAGAATACTCGTGTATCATATCCTATCGAGTTCATCGATAAGATCGCACAGAAGGTTAACAAGATCTCTTCAGGTCCTGATGCTGATAACGTAATCTTCCTTTCAGCTGATGCTTTCGGAGTACTTCCTCCAGTATCAATCCTTACACCTGAGCAGACTAAGTACTACTTCCTGTCTGGTTTCACAGCTAAGCTTGCTGGTACAGAGAGAGGTATCACAGAGCCTACTCCTACATTCTCAGCTTGCTTCGGTCAGGCATTCCTTGAGCTTCATCCTACAAAGTATGCTGAAGAGCTCGTTAAGAAGATGGAGAAGTCCGGTGCTAAGGCTTACCTTGTAAATACAGGTTGGAACGGAACAGGTAAGAGAATCTCTATTAAGGATACTCGTGGTATCATCGATGCAATCCTTAACGGTGATGTTCTTAAGGCTCCTACTAAGAAGATTCCATTCTTCGATTTCGAAGTTCCTACAGAGCTTCCTGGAGTTGATCCTGCAATCCTTGATCCTAGAGATACATATGCTAACGCTTCTGAATGGGAAGAGAAGGCTAAGGATCTTGCATCAAGATTCCAGAAGAACTTCGTTAAGTACACAGGAAATGAAGCTGGTAAGGCACTTGTATCTGCAGGTCCTCAGCTCTAA
- the rsmI gene encoding 16S rRNA (cytidine(1402)-2'-O)-methyltransferase, whose amino-acid sequence MNNNTNSKCGMLYLCATPIGNLKDITARVLETLNMVDIIAAEDTRNSIHLLTHFDIHTPMTSYHEYNKVDKAYYLIDQMKEGKNIALITDAGTPGISDPGEVLVKMCHESGITVTSLPGPAACITALTLSGLPTRRFCFEGFLPGSDDKKARKDILEDLKDESRTMIIYEAPHHLKAALADLYETLGDRNMAICRELTKRFEEVMPTTLKAAIDYYNENDPRGEYVMVIEGKSLNDQKKEKQKEWLSMSIEEHMEYYESQGVSHKDAMKKVALDRGVQKREIYQALIKKD is encoded by the coding sequence ATGAATAATAATACAAATAGTAAATGTGGAATGCTCTATCTGTGTGCAACCCCCATAGGCAATCTTAAAGATATAACAGCAAGAGTTTTAGAGACTCTTAATATGGTTGATATCATAGCTGCAGAGGATACCAGAAACAGCATACATCTTCTGACTCATTTTGATATACATACACCTATGACCAGCTACCATGAATACAACAAGGTAGACAAGGCCTATTATCTTATAGATCAGATGAAGGAAGGCAAGAACATCGCCCTTATAACAGATGCAGGAACTCCCGGAATATCTGATCCCGGTGAAGTCCTTGTTAAGATGTGCCATGAATCAGGCATCACAGTAACATCTCTTCCGGGACCGGCTGCATGCATCACAGCCCTGACTCTTTCCGGGCTTCCAACCAGAAGATTCTGTTTCGAAGGATTCCTGCCCGGAAGTGATGACAAGAAAGCCAGGAAAGATATCTTGGAAGATCTCAAGGATGAGAGTCGTACCATGATAATCTACGAAGCACCTCATCATCTAAAAGCGGCTCTTGCAGACCTGTATGAAACACTTGGCGACCGCAATATGGCTATCTGCAGAGAACTTACCAAGAGATTTGAAGAAGTAATGCCGACAACTCTTAAAGCTGCAATAGATTATTATAATGAAAACGACCCAAGAGGCGAATATGTCATGGTCATAGAAGGAAAGAGCCTTAATGACCAGAAAAAGGAAAAGCAAAAAGAGTGGCTTTCCATGTCAATAGAAGAGCACATGGAGTACTACGAAAGCCAGGGAGTATCTCATAAGGATGCTATGAAAAAAGTTGCATTAGATAGAGGCGTTCAGAAACGTGAAATCTATCAGGCATTAATAAAAAAAGACTAA